The following proteins are encoded in a genomic region of Kosakonia oryzae:
- a CDS encoding tail fiber protein, whose protein sequence is MDQKFFRVPFASVGDRQTIPDVAPGNGAVSYPSGWGPDYAKDPGADANAKPVEREAMNAVLNAITGAIRQYQTNGYPEWITTANNNGASFGYDAGVVVDYNGELYLSLVSNNSATPGADATKWQLYIQREATEQEALAGDGSVQVMTPRRVKQLADYLDDQLHQTITTAMAPYILPVGAIILWGNTTPPDGWLELNGQTFDTAENPELAVLYPSGRVPDWRGRFVRAWAHGSSIDPDSSRTILSVQQDAMQDHTHFAGAETGFHDGVPGAPTRNTPGGEDIRTYSARTGQVNAYWGGARVSDETRPKNVAAMYIIKTDKAESEAGAETPSAIVISPASVTMNAGTTRQFTGTILPSALAAGYPVSWAVSDPSLGSINNSGLYTATAGKSGTQTIIASISTGLTATAAVTQQLYLTSIDIGAVPAGLLAGNSYPLTINYSPANYTETVNSASTDASVATLSADGTLTVSGAGTATLSLTGASSGVTDSITITATEEVIQETRLLIVNNLSEIAASGGDAQAEARENLGLGALATKDTLTAADTGAVPQDTQSLGTADLNTVVSPGRKFQSLTGNATSERHYPVSLAGMLDVIRTTETGIRQIYYPYNTTDVHHRYCEDTTVATPVFSNWSLNGSGDYLEAANNLSDVADAATARQNIGVSYTISTDTAPADSSGYAAGHIWYQIEES, encoded by the coding sequence ATGGATCAGAAATTTTTCCGTGTACCGTTCGCATCGGTCGGTGATCGACAGACCATCCCGGACGTTGCACCAGGTAACGGTGCGGTAAGTTATCCCTCTGGCTGGGGGCCTGACTACGCAAAAGATCCCGGTGCGGATGCCAATGCAAAACCCGTTGAGCGCGAGGCCATGAACGCGGTGCTGAACGCCATTACTGGCGCGATTCGTCAGTACCAGACGAACGGCTATCCCGAGTGGATTACTACCGCGAACAATAACGGGGCTTCTTTCGGTTACGATGCGGGCGTGGTGGTGGATTATAATGGCGAACTGTACCTGTCGCTGGTCAGCAACAACAGCGCAACGCCGGGTGCTGATGCGACGAAATGGCAATTGTATATTCAGCGTGAGGCAACCGAACAGGAAGCTCTGGCCGGTGATGGCAGCGTGCAGGTAATGACGCCACGCCGGGTAAAACAACTGGCCGACTATCTGGATGACCAATTACATCAAACCATTACCACAGCAATGGCTCCGTATATTTTGCCGGTCGGGGCAATCATCCTGTGGGGAAACACCACGCCGCCTGATGGCTGGCTGGAACTGAACGGCCAGACGTTCGATACCGCAGAGAACCCTGAACTGGCTGTGCTGTACCCATCCGGACGCGTACCGGACTGGCGCGGACGGTTTGTGCGAGCCTGGGCACATGGTTCCTCGATTGATCCTGACAGTTCGCGCACTATCCTGTCCGTTCAGCAGGATGCCATGCAGGACCATACGCATTTTGCAGGCGCGGAAACCGGTTTTCATGACGGCGTTCCCGGTGCACCAACCCGCAACACTCCGGGTGGGGAAGATATCAGAACCTACTCGGCCAGAACCGGGCAGGTCAATGCGTACTGGGGGGGAGCGAGAGTATCAGACGAAACCCGCCCGAAAAACGTCGCGGCGATGTACATCATCAAGACGGATAAGGCTGAATCGGAAGCGGGCGCGGAAACACCCTCTGCCATTGTTATCAGCCCCGCTTCGGTGACGATGAATGCGGGAACTACGCGGCAGTTTACCGGCACGATTTTGCCGTCGGCGCTGGCGGCGGGTTATCCGGTATCATGGGCGGTGTCAGATCCATCGCTGGGCAGTATCAACAACAGCGGGCTGTATACCGCGACGGCGGGGAAATCCGGCACCCAGACCATAATCGCCAGTATCTCCACCGGTCTGACGGCAACAGCCGCTGTCACGCAACAGCTTTACCTGACCTCGATCGACATCGGTGCAGTACCGGCTGGCCTGCTGGCAGGTAACAGCTATCCCCTGACCATCAACTATTCTCCGGCGAATTACACAGAGACGGTTAACTCTGCGTCCACGGATGCATCTGTGGCGACATTATCCGCTGATGGTACGCTGACGGTCAGTGGTGCGGGTACGGCCACACTGTCACTGACCGGAGCCAGTTCCGGCGTCACGGATTCGATCACAATCACGGCAACGGAAGAAGTTATCCAGGAAACCCGTCTTCTGATCGTCAACAACCTGTCCGAAATAGCGGCCAGCGGCGGGGATGCGCAGGCGGAAGCGCGCGAAAATCTGGGGCTGGGGGCGCTGGCAACGAAAGATACCCTGACGGCGGCCGACACGGGTGCCGTTCCTCAGGACACGCAATCGCTCGGCACGGCGGATTTGAACACTGTGGTTTCTCCGGGGCGTAAGTTCCAGTCCCTGACGGGCAACGCCACCTCGGAGCGGCATTATCCCGTGTCACTGGCGGGCATGCTGGACGTTATCCGGACCACGGAAACCGGCATCCGGCAGATTTACTACCCGTACAACACCACGGACGTTCATCACCGCTACTGCGAGGACACTACGGTGGCCACGCCGGTATTCAGTAACTGGTCATTAAATGGTTCGGGGGATTATCTGGAAGCTGCAAATAACCTCTCTGACGTGGCCGATGCTGCAACGGCGCGGCAAAACATCGGGGTGAGTTACACCATATCGACCGATACGGCCCCCGCAGACTCGAGCGGATACGCTGCTGGTCATATCTGGTACCAGATTGAGGAAAGCTGA
- a CDS encoding discoidin domain-containing protein produces MPSITELNEFTADIPLLELDTPARGYDGVDIGPDNEQAQRLANRTKWLKQRVDNLLTAQVRSVNGKSGTVTLTVNDIGADPAGTADSLLTAHENDADPHPQYFNEARGDVRYVEVSLANTANGWLQLDASGKIPAAQLSTIASRYVVVADQAARLALASSANLTICAQADIDTLFYLNGGDNPAVAANWVQGQSATVSGVSSVFGRTGAVTAQAGDYSADQINETAERKFVTPAEKSAWSAKQDTLMSGSNIRSLFGLSLTGSGNLAPTPAQMGAAAAQHTHAVADISDFTQQTQALIVNSLEAGPGVTLGQSPVSGKTIISASGSGAGGGGGYIVVDRAGATAGQVHSFSFAPQSGFNLCAYALKSEQGQQNKSYTQDAFSAGSEASFNTTADIVFNAKMGLITQLNYVTAADGGLFSAEVLKKGKSLVLSTNADNSIVPKMTANNAPAGYTVSASSVYDSGSPAYSAFDRVATTAWVTLSGPTQWIQIKLPEAKKVNRFRITNRTVSQPFQNNPRTFALYGSNDGTNFTLLANGTSTSNVGDAQTTVTIPAPAAWLYYRLTVTAVFQSGSVTLGELELLGDPSTRFLLNSSDGKYYTVVSGALSEVAGAIDSTVIANQGVASVTLTEAMQQQLGDSYKVVTGESVEISGVLTPDDQIVLPLELTGASAWSTINSSTITASLSGAGAARVAVTRDLTDYVVFDGTTWVSIGALTADTAGAEKLIAQGMTAAAVPALTAAQWAQLWPAGVPDRLAFAYALHIADAAADKAEIASNVLNVNEVSAWKLQTPAEVEIRWYADSVSFKTTTAGDYKLAYQIPD; encoded by the coding sequence ATGCCGAGTATCACCGAACTGAATGAATTCACCGCCGACATCCCGCTGCTGGAGCTGGATACGCCCGCGCGCGGATATGATGGTGTGGATATCGGCCCGGACAACGAGCAGGCGCAGCGGCTGGCGAACCGCACGAAATGGCTGAAACAGCGCGTTGATAACCTGCTGACGGCGCAGGTGCGTTCCGTCAACGGTAAATCCGGTACCGTCACGCTGACCGTGAATGATATCGGCGCGGATCCGGCGGGAACGGCGGACAGCCTGCTGACGGCGCACGAAAACGATGCTGACCCGCATCCTCAGTATTTCAACGAGGCGCGCGGTGATGTGCGCTATGTTGAGGTGTCACTCGCGAACACCGCCAACGGCTGGCTGCAACTGGACGCGTCCGGAAAAATCCCAGCGGCGCAACTCTCCACCATCGCATCGCGTTATGTCGTTGTTGCTGACCAGGCCGCACGTCTGGCGCTGGCGTCGTCGGCAAACCTCACCATCTGCGCTCAGGCGGATATCGACACGCTGTTTTATCTCAATGGCGGAGATAATCCCGCGGTGGCCGCTAACTGGGTGCAGGGACAGTCAGCCACGGTTTCCGGCGTGTCATCTGTATTCGGGCGTACCGGGGCCGTGACGGCACAGGCGGGGGATTACAGCGCTGACCAGATTAACGAGACGGCTGAGCGGAAATTTGTCACCCCGGCAGAGAAATCGGCGTGGAGCGCAAAGCAGGACACGCTGATGTCCGGGAGCAACATCCGCTCGCTGTTCGGTCTGTCGTTGACCGGCTCCGGTAACCTGGCGCCGACGCCGGCGCAGATGGGGGCTGCTGCCGCACAGCACACGCACGCCGTTGCCGACATTTCTGATTTCACACAGCAGACGCAGGCACTTATTGTTAACTCACTGGAAGCCGGTCCCGGCGTCACGCTGGGACAAAGCCCGGTCAGCGGGAAAACCATTATCAGCGCATCCGGCAGCGGTGCGGGGGGCGGAGGCGGTTATATCGTTGTTGACCGCGCCGGTGCCACGGCAGGCCAGGTGCATTCCTTCAGTTTTGCCCCACAGTCCGGTTTTAATTTATGCGCGTATGCGCTGAAGTCCGAGCAAGGGCAGCAGAATAAGTCGTACACTCAGGACGCTTTTTCCGCAGGCAGTGAGGCCAGTTTTAATACCACAGCGGATATCGTCTTTAACGCTAAAATGGGGCTGATCACGCAGTTAAATTACGTCACTGCCGCGGATGGGGGGCTGTTCAGTGCGGAGGTGCTTAAAAAGGGAAAATCCCTCGTCCTGTCCACCAATGCGGACAACAGCATCGTTCCCAAAATGACAGCCAACAACGCACCTGCCGGATATACGGTGAGCGCAAGCAGTGTGTATGATTCAGGCTCTCCGGCTTATTCGGCATTTGACCGGGTAGCCACTACTGCATGGGTGACATTATCCGGCCCGACGCAGTGGATTCAGATCAAATTACCTGAAGCCAAAAAAGTGAACCGCTTCAGGATCACAAACCGGACTGTGTCACAGCCCTTCCAGAATAACCCCAGAACATTTGCCCTGTACGGAAGCAATGACGGCACAAACTTTACTTTGCTGGCCAACGGGACAAGCACCAGTAACGTCGGTGATGCGCAGACAACAGTCACTATTCCGGCGCCGGCCGCCTGGCTTTATTACCGGTTAACGGTGACCGCCGTATTCCAGTCCGGGTCTGTGACACTGGGTGAACTCGAGTTGCTGGGCGATCCCTCCACCCGGTTCCTGTTAAATAGCAGTGACGGTAAATATTACACTGTGGTCAGCGGCGCGCTGTCAGAGGTTGCAGGCGCGATTGACAGTACCGTCATTGCAAATCAGGGCGTGGCCAGCGTTACCCTGACGGAGGCTATGCAGCAGCAACTGGGGGATTCATACAAAGTGGTTACCGGCGAAAGTGTGGAGATTAGCGGGGTGTTAACCCCCGACGACCAGATTGTGTTGCCGCTGGAACTGACAGGCGCGTCAGCATGGAGCACGATCAACAGCTCGACCATCACAGCCAGCCTGTCCGGCGCTGGCGCTGCACGGGTGGCCGTGACCAGGGATTTAACCGACTACGTTGTTTTTGACGGAACTACATGGGTCAGTATCGGGGCACTGACTGCCGATACGGCGGGGGCCGAAAAATTAATCGCTCAGGGAATGACCGCGGCGGCAGTGCCAGCCCTCACTGCCGCCCAGTGGGCGCAACTGTGGCCTGCGGGTGTGCCTGACCGGCTGGCTTTTGCGTATGCGTTGCATATTGCCGATGCGGCAGCCGATAAAGCGGAAATCGCCAGCAACGTGCTTAATGTGAACGAAGTTTCTGCCTGGAAGTTACAGACGCCCGCGGAAGTGGAAATCCGCTGGTATGCGGACAGTGTCAGTTTCAAAACCACCACTGCCGGTGATTACAAACTGGCGTATCAAATCCCGGACTAA
- a CDS encoding DUF2612 domain-containing protein, with protein MQHRNKALTRAYWQYKNAPKLIALLLALPDIAQASIEDQLAKIQVMLDIDSAEGEQLDICGRIAGYTKRPVGTFYPVCVPAAVSDDLFRRMIKAKIFKNNSIATIDEIKRATDYILNTAARILDGQDMAMRPVFFEYLDVGSQKLVADYDLIPRPQGVGMRQARTLTYRPFGFSQHYSNFRAPFWHGDGVKFYAGLQLVIIWSGDVVSGTLTANPGVSVSDIDVTLIYTASGASTYQSAITDTEGRFTVTPPVAEPFSVIARAQVWTPLCEWESVESAEVTTNIFHNGAVTHNGLHTHRG; from the coding sequence ATGCAACACCGTAATAAGGCGCTGACGCGAGCTTACTGGCAGTACAAAAACGCGCCAAAACTGATTGCGCTGCTGCTGGCGCTGCCGGATATCGCGCAGGCCAGCATTGAGGATCAGCTGGCAAAAATACAGGTCATGCTGGATATCGACAGCGCGGAAGGTGAGCAACTCGATATTTGCGGCCGCATTGCGGGGTACACCAAACGGCCGGTCGGGACATTTTACCCGGTATGCGTCCCTGCGGCGGTGAGTGATGACCTTTTCCGCCGGATGATCAAAGCAAAAATATTCAAAAACAACAGCATCGCGACGATTGATGAAATCAAACGCGCCACTGATTACATCCTGAATACGGCGGCGCGAATACTGGATGGCCAGGACATGGCCATGCGTCCGGTATTTTTCGAATATCTGGATGTTGGTTCGCAAAAACTCGTCGCTGATTACGATCTGATACCACGCCCGCAGGGTGTCGGGATGAGACAGGCCCGCACCCTGACTTACAGGCCTTTCGGTTTCAGCCAGCACTACAGCAATTTCCGCGCGCCGTTCTGGCACGGTGATGGCGTTAAATTTTATGCCGGGCTGCAACTGGTGATTATCTGGTCCGGTGATGTGGTATCCGGCACGCTGACGGCAAATCCGGGTGTCAGCGTTTCAGATATCGATGTGACACTGATTTACACCGCATCCGGTGCCAGCACATATCAGAGCGCGATCACTGATACAGAAGGGCGGTTTACCGTCACACCGCCGGTCGCTGAGCCGTTCAGCGTCATCGCCCGCGCGCAAGTCTGGACGCCGCTCTGCGAATGGGAAAGCGTTGAGAGTGCAGAAGTAACAACGAACATTTTTCACAACGGGGCCGTGACGCATAACGGCCTGCACACCCACAGAGGTTGA
- a CDS encoding baseplate J/gp47 family protein: MAEITKDGAVAQTLNAYLTVMRQRYLDIDDGWNINPESPDGLIIAAWCETLANLDEAVINAYHSADPNSAIGQQLDRIAAFAGITRQDATFSTATVVFTGTPLVEIPAGTLVRNRITGTLWATDTTVATSNAGIATVSVTCTTAGAVGANSDNLSIIATPVGGITSVTNPDSASLGADEETDDTFRIRRNESVALPGNNQIDNIYAALVNLDGVKKVRIYENVDDAPDENGVLGHSMAIFIDGGAVDEIVSTLAVRKSPGCGLNRYNTGIPNQISIDTTTPGGNPFNATFFRPEYVSAHVRVEIVSDSLSGANDDEIKQAIIDYSLQGFPETNGFAKQGFRIGETIGAGRLYTPVNKIVGSDDYVAAITVGSSAGDVTHGIIPIAFNQLAVFSMDAIEVSYATP, from the coding sequence ATGGCGGAGATCACCAAAGACGGAGCGGTGGCTCAGACGCTGAATGCGTATCTCACCGTAATGCGTCAGCGCTATCTGGATATTGATGATGGCTGGAATATTAACCCGGAATCACCTGACGGGCTGATTATTGCGGCATGGTGTGAAACGCTGGCAAACCTTGATGAAGCCGTTATTAACGCCTATCACTCTGCTGACCCGAATTCAGCGATTGGCCAGCAACTCGATCGCATTGCGGCATTCGCTGGTATTACGCGGCAGGACGCCACGTTCTCCACGGCTACTGTGGTGTTCACTGGCACGCCGCTTGTGGAGATCCCCGCGGGCACACTGGTGCGTAACCGCATAACGGGGACGCTGTGGGCCACCGATACGACGGTCGCGACCAGTAACGCCGGAATTGCGACGGTAAGCGTGACGTGTACCACTGCCGGTGCGGTGGGGGCCAACAGTGACAATCTGTCGATCATTGCCACGCCAGTTGGCGGAATCACATCCGTCACTAATCCGGATTCCGCATCGCTGGGCGCGGACGAGGAAACAGATGATACATTCCGGATCCGGCGTAATGAGTCCGTGGCGCTGCCCGGCAATAACCAGATTGACAACATTTATGCCGCGCTGGTCAATCTCGATGGCGTAAAAAAGGTGAGGATTTATGAAAACGTCGATGATGCTCCGGATGAAAACGGCGTGCTGGGCCATTCGATGGCGATTTTCATTGATGGTGGCGCTGTGGATGAGATTGTGTCCACGCTGGCGGTGCGGAAAAGCCCCGGTTGCGGGCTGAATCGCTATAACACGGGGATTCCGAACCAGATTAGCATCGATACAACAACGCCAGGCGGAAACCCCTTCAATGCGACGTTCTTCAGGCCGGAATATGTATCCGCCCATGTCCGTGTGGAGATCGTCTCTGATTCGCTGTCCGGCGCCAACGATGATGAAATCAAACAGGCAATCATCGATTACTCGCTGCAAGGCTTTCCTGAAACAAACGGATTCGCAAAGCAGGGGTTTCGTATCGGCGAAACCATCGGTGCGGGCCGCCTGTACACGCCAGTAAATAAAATTGTTGGCAGTGATGATTACGTTGCTGCGATCACCGTCGGGAGCAGCGCTGGCGATGTAACTCACGGCATCATTCCGATCGCCTTTAACCAGTTGGCCGTGTTCTCGATGGACGCGATTGAGGTGTCTTATGCAACACCGTAA
- a CDS encoding Gp138 family membrane-puncturing spike protein — translation MKNTNPLFSAVQSAGMSIISDLMIGMPGHVIAFNADTQRAQVECGIQRQMPDGTLETLPLLVNVPVRFSGSPEWAVFHELPVGTEGYIHFSQRSVDAWLDMGGPAQPVGPEMFSASDAFFSPGYRSAKTAIPGLPSSGIGISNRDGSVRLHLTDGGIVLTCGGQTLELTASGLTHNGINIGSDHIHGGVEKGTSNTNGPQ, via the coding sequence GTGAAAAATACCAATCCGCTATTCAGCGCTGTCCAGTCTGCCGGGATGAGTATTATCAGCGACCTTATGATCGGTATGCCCGGTCATGTCATTGCTTTTAACGCTGACACGCAACGTGCGCAGGTTGAGTGCGGCATTCAGCGCCAGATGCCCGATGGAACGCTCGAAACCCTGCCACTGCTGGTTAACGTACCTGTCAGATTCTCCGGATCACCAGAGTGGGCTGTTTTCCATGAACTGCCCGTTGGCACAGAAGGGTATATCCATTTCAGCCAGCGGTCGGTTGATGCGTGGCTGGATATGGGCGGACCGGCACAACCTGTCGGGCCTGAGATGTTCAGCGCCAGTGACGCGTTTTTCTCGCCCGGCTACCGCTCAGCAAAAACGGCCATTCCTGGATTGCCGTCCAGCGGGATCGGCATAAGCAATCGCGATGGTTCGGTTCGCCTCCATCTGACCGACGGCGGCATTGTGCTGACGTGCGGCGGGCAAACGCTGGAACTCACCGCGAGTGGGCTAACACACAACGGTATCAACATCGGAAGCGACCACATTCATGGCGGTGTTGAGAAAGGCACAAGTAACACCAATGGCCCACAGTGA
- a CDS encoding phage protein gives MTELFGRAYHLEITSAEGNKLICDPPTQVRFLITNMPQDSVATAMIMIYGVSSEYRQLIQRWDKKRLRYGTVRLSAGYDESSGEIYTGQINSVEVGRDGVSVYLRLNCWSVMWTEASTGKTWGEKARAIEILQDVARSFGKPVQTIGDFSDLPVFNHGYTMAYTSSRAFLDRMKSAWRYDWLLSENRTVIIRDGATRPTTYEINVDNGMEGVPRWYQKELEVDVRMNHIIQPGDLIKIRSDFWTINYSGMYNTGLNDMTNIQRRTGSFRVLSTTHQGDLWGDDWRTTLRCLWSTAQ, from the coding sequence ATGACTGAATTATTTGGACGCGCATATCATCTGGAAATTACGTCAGCGGAAGGCAATAAGTTGATTTGCGACCCGCCCACGCAGGTTCGGTTCCTCATTACCAACATGCCACAGGACAGTGTGGCGACAGCCATGATCATGATTTATGGCGTCTCCAGTGAATACCGGCAGCTTATACAGCGCTGGGATAAAAAGCGCCTCCGTTATGGAACTGTGCGCCTGTCTGCCGGGTACGATGAATCTTCAGGTGAAATTTATACCGGGCAAATAAACAGCGTCGAAGTAGGGCGGGACGGCGTTAGCGTCTATTTACGGCTCAACTGCTGGTCAGTGATGTGGACTGAAGCGTCCACAGGTAAAACCTGGGGGGAGAAAGCGCGCGCCATCGAGATTCTTCAGGATGTGGCGCGTTCATTCGGGAAGCCGGTGCAGACGATAGGCGATTTTTCCGATTTGCCGGTTTTCAACCACGGTTACACAATGGCCTACACCTCCAGCCGCGCGTTCCTCGACAGAATGAAATCGGCGTGGCGCTATGACTGGTTATTGTCTGAAAACCGGACGGTGATCATCCGCGATGGGGCTACGCGTCCGACAACGTATGAAATCAATGTCGATAACGGCATGGAGGGCGTGCCGCGCTGGTATCAAAAAGAACTGGAGGTGGATGTTCGGATGAACCACATCATCCAGCCCGGAGACCTGATCAAAATCCGTTCTGATTTCTGGACCATCAACTACAGCGGCATGTACAACACGGGTCTGAATGACATGACGAATATTCAGCGCCGCACGGGCTCGTTTCGCGTACTGTCCACCACGCATCAGGGGGATCTCTGGGGTGATGACTGGCGAACGACATTACGATGCTTATGGAGCACCGCCCAGTGA
- a CDS encoding phage baseplate plug family protein, translating to MKTIPLTAGLADFSFTSTLNDTLLQFNIRWLTRYGYFVVDIRNASNEPIALGRGLHVGVNLLAGLNSTIGKIVLEGETPTIANLGVTNNLNWYPND from the coding sequence ATGAAAACCATCCCCCTGACGGCAGGCCTGGCCGATTTTTCTTTTACCTCAACACTCAACGATACGTTGCTTCAGTTCAATATCCGCTGGCTGACGCGGTACGGTTATTTCGTGGTGGATATCCGGAATGCCAGCAATGAGCCGATCGCTCTGGGGCGGGGTCTGCATGTCGGAGTGAACCTGCTGGCAGGTCTGAACAGCACTATCGGCAAGATCGTGCTGGAGGGTGAAACGCCAACGATCGCCAATCTGGGCGTAACAAATAACCTGAACTGGTACCCCAATGACTGA
- a CDS encoding phage baseplate protein, with amino-acid sequence MSIVGVFTKSLPEIGGIFFDAILEETSEQRTNVSEYPLENGQTANDNAVTRPMTVTMTVAISDNPVKALMDQAGDLSGLAGIGAGVATGAVSSLLGGGAAALAGIAASAGLAFAVSGRQRSEEALVNLRRLQRYNSILTIVGVNSSYDDMIITNTRVQKSKENEGGQEIVVEMRALLIKNRNDSPATINSRLPAGDTAATQGQANVHLGEVTPQ; translated from the coding sequence ATGTCAATCGTCGGAGTGTTCACTAAGTCCCTCCCGGAAATAGGCGGGATTTTTTTTGACGCAATACTGGAGGAGACCAGCGAACAACGGACTAACGTTAGTGAGTATCCGCTGGAAAATGGCCAGACGGCAAATGACAACGCCGTAACGCGACCGATGACGGTCACGATGACGGTGGCGATCTCTGATAACCCGGTTAAGGCATTGATGGATCAGGCTGGTGATCTGTCCGGCCTGGCCGGGATTGGTGCGGGCGTGGCGACTGGCGCCGTCAGCTCGCTGTTGGGGGGCGGCGCGGCTGCACTGGCCGGGATTGCAGCCTCCGCAGGGCTGGCTTTTGCCGTTTCCGGACGTCAGCGCTCAGAAGAGGCTTTGGTTAATCTTCGACGCTTACAGCGCTACAACAGCATATTAACGATTGTCGGCGTCAATTCATCTTACGATGACATGATCATCACCAACACCCGCGTGCAGAAAAGCAAGGAAAACGAGGGCGGGCAGGAAATCGTCGTCGAAATGCGCGCGCTGTTGATAAAAAACCGTAACGACAGCCCGGCGACGATAAACAGCAGGCTGCCTGCGGGTGACACCGCGGCCACACAGGGGCAGGCGAACGTGCATTTGGGCGAGGTGACACCGCAATGA
- a CDS encoding glycoside hydrolase family 24 protein — translation MAESSETIDSLLVSLGLETDAKSFEKGATAIKSVTDGMLQLAAIAGVGMGMKALTSGVANSALEMQRLSNNTGFTIRQIQGLEMAMRRLNLSPDAAHDIAKAIPDLQRKARYGELNDKAYWNGAFNPGEFANMAPDQGLQYLSDAYQKMNRDQRAFLQEGAGLGRDSPITRLLEMGPKFLSDSQAKSDANPYKIDAQLLKNSQIFNDEMADLSRNFEVLAYSMGSKLLPIVNSVLDVINSFIKENPGVSQALLTAGGVAGTAGALKIGGRLLGFGGGSSSGSGGGWLSRFLLNPFTVGAAAAITPGNAFVDEKDARAMSNPALNRGRSDGGGVTPYEAYLRQKKGGDLHGAIDNPNARAYLDAISRAEGTAALPGGGYNTMFGGEQFGDLSDHPRVLKPFRQTDGTMNQTSAAGRYQFTQTSWDEAAQALGLTDFSPRSQDMAALWLIQRAGQLDNVLSGDFMTATNHLGGVWASLPSSPYAQPKRSQEEMENYYIPDYVQRRSQAPYSPSVSRSESSQPTQVTQRNEFNISGLGLDEKQVRHVAEEVVVEAANTLERSFNKNRG, via the coding sequence ATGGCGGAAAGTTCAGAAACCATTGATTCACTGCTGGTGTCTCTCGGCCTTGAAACCGATGCAAAATCATTCGAGAAAGGCGCTACCGCCATAAAAAGCGTCACCGATGGAATGCTTCAACTTGCCGCCATTGCCGGTGTTGGGATGGGCATGAAAGCCCTCACCAGTGGTGTTGCTAATTCTGCACTGGAAATGCAGCGCCTCAGCAATAATACCGGTTTTACGATCCGCCAGATTCAGGGACTGGAGATGGCAATGCGACGGCTTAATCTTTCTCCTGATGCTGCACACGACATCGCTAAAGCGATCCCCGATTTACAGCGCAAAGCCCGGTACGGGGAACTGAATGATAAGGCGTACTGGAACGGAGCGTTTAACCCTGGCGAATTCGCGAATATGGCTCCGGATCAGGGGTTACAGTATCTGTCCGATGCTTATCAGAAGATGAATCGCGATCAACGAGCATTTTTGCAGGAAGGTGCAGGGCTGGGGCGTGACTCACCGATCACTCGTCTGCTGGAGATGGGGCCAAAATTCCTCAGTGATTCTCAGGCAAAATCCGACGCAAACCCGTATAAAATTGATGCTCAGTTATTAAAAAACTCTCAAATATTTAACGACGAAATGGCGGATCTAAGCCGCAATTTTGAGGTGCTCGCTTACTCAATGGGCAGTAAATTGTTGCCGATCGTTAATTCAGTTCTTGATGTCATCAATAGTTTTATTAAAGAAAACCCTGGTGTTTCACAGGCTCTCCTTACGGCGGGTGGTGTCGCAGGCACCGCTGGCGCATTGAAAATCGGCGGGCGCCTGCTTGGCTTTGGTGGTGGTTCATCTTCAGGCTCGGGGGGCGGGTGGCTATCCCGATTTCTTCTCAATCCATTTACCGTTGGCGCCGCTGCGGCGATCACCCCCGGAAACGCCTTTGTTGATGAGAAAGATGCGCGCGCCATGAGCAATCCCGCACTTAACCGGGGGCGCTCTGATGGTGGGGGCGTCACGCCTTATGAGGCGTATTTAAGACAAAAAAAAGGCGGTGATCTTCATGGCGCGATCGATAACCCAAATGCCCGCGCCTATCTGGATGCCATTTCGCGCGCTGAGGGAACCGCGGCCCTTCCTGGTGGTGGCTATAACACGATGTTTGGTGGTGAACAGTTCGGCGATCTGTCTGACCATCCACGAGTATTGAAACCATTCCGACAGACAGACGGAACAATGAATCAGACGTCGGCAGCCGGGCGTTATCAGTTCACGCAAACATCATGGGATGAGGCAGCGCAGGCACTGGGTCTCACCGACTTTTCACCACGAAGCCAGGATATGGCGGCCCTGTGGCTTATCCAGCGGGCGGGGCAACTGGATAATGTCCTCAGTGGTGACTTTATGACGGCGACAAACCATCTCGGTGGTGTCTGGGCATCGCTGCCGTCATCGCCCTATGCTCAGCCCAAACGCAGCCAGGAGGAAATGGAAAATTACTATATTCCGGATTATGTCCAGCGCCGTAGTCAGGCGCCCTATAGCCCGTCAGTCAGCCGCTCTGAGTCGTCGCAGCCCACGCAGGTTACCCAGCGAAACGAGTTTAATATTTCTGGTCTGGGACTGGATGAAAAACAGGTGAGACACGTAGCAGAGGAAGTGGTTGTTGAAGCTGCAAACACGCTGGAGCGTTCATTCAATAAAAACAGAGGGTGA